In one Methylobacterium sp. SyP6R genomic region, the following are encoded:
- a CDS encoding pyridoxamine 5'-phosphate oxidase family protein, whose protein sequence is MDGIRDADALRDHMGPVSRLAEGKVQVRLDRHARAFIALSPFLVAATADAEGRADASPRGDAPGFVQVIDDVTLLIPDRRGNNRADSFGNLLAAPGIGLIFLVPGITETLRVNGTARLTTDPALLTPLAAQGKVPTTGLVVAVREVFFHCGKAVMRARLWDPAAQVPREGFPSLGRVLAEQTGAIGVSEAERLMDESYRTRLY, encoded by the coding sequence ATGGACGGGATTCGCGACGCAGACGCCCTGCGCGACCATATGGGCCCGGTCAGCCGCCTGGCCGAGGGCAAGGTCCAGGTTCGCCTCGACCGGCATGCCCGGGCGTTCATCGCGCTCTCGCCGTTCCTGGTGGCCGCCACCGCCGACGCGGAGGGCCGGGCCGATGCGAGCCCGCGCGGCGACGCGCCGGGCTTCGTTCAGGTGATCGACGACGTCACCCTGCTGATCCCGGATCGGCGCGGCAACAACCGCGCCGACAGCTTCGGCAACCTGCTGGCCGCGCCGGGCATCGGCCTGATCTTCCTCGTGCCCGGAATCACCGAAACTCTGCGGGTCAACGGCACCGCCCGCCTCACCACGGATCCCGCCCTGCTCACGCCGCTCGCCGCCCAGGGCAAGGTTCCGACCACCGGGCTGGTCGTCGCGGTGCGGGAGGTGTTCTTCCATTGCGGCAAGGCGGTGATGCGGGCGCGGCTGTGGGACCCCGCGGCACAGGTGCCGCGCGAGGGCTTCCCGAGCCTCGGCCGCGTGCTCGCCGAGCAGACCGGGGCGATCGGCGTCTCCGAGGCCGAGCGGCTGATGGACGAGTCGTATCGGACGCGGCTGTATTGA
- a CDS encoding 3-keto-5-aminohexanoate cleavage protein → MAIPLVITVAPNGARRTKADHPALPIDPREIGLEAARCREAGAAMIHLHVRDAEQRHTLDLDRYRAALAAVRREAGPEMIRQVTTEAVGLYGPAEQMAAMRALKPEAFSVALRELFAEPEDEGAAAAFLAEQARAGVMVQHILYDAGDVTRFQGLVARGLIPLERTSVLFVLGRYAVGQRSDPADLLPFLTAWNSEHHLDLPWALCAFGPREAACLVAAAAVGGHARVGFENNLWRPDGSLAPDNAAQVAALAALARSIGIAVASPVQARALFGGEG, encoded by the coding sequence ATGGCCATCCCCCTCGTGATCACCGTGGCGCCGAACGGCGCCCGCCGTACCAAAGCCGACCACCCCGCCCTGCCGATCGATCCGCGGGAGATCGGCCTGGAAGCCGCCCGCTGCCGCGAGGCCGGCGCCGCGATGATCCACCTGCACGTGCGCGACGCCGAACAGCGCCACACCCTCGACCTCGACCGCTACCGGGCGGCGCTCGCGGCGGTGCGCCGCGAGGCGGGGCCGGAGATGATCCGTCAGGTCACCACCGAGGCGGTCGGCCTCTACGGCCCGGCCGAGCAGATGGCGGCGATGCGGGCGCTGAAGCCCGAAGCGTTCTCGGTGGCATTGCGCGAACTCTTCGCCGAGCCGGAGGACGAGGGCGCCGCCGCCGCCTTCCTGGCCGAGCAGGCCCGGGCGGGGGTCATGGTGCAGCACATCCTGTACGATGCGGGCGACGTCACCCGCTTCCAGGGCCTGGTGGCGCGAGGGCTGATCCCGCTCGAGCGGACGAGCGTGCTGTTCGTGCTCGGCCGCTACGCCGTCGGCCAGCGCTCGGACCCGGCCGACCTGCTGCCCTTCCTCACCGCCTGGAACTCCGAGCACCATCTCGACCTGCCCTGGGCGCTCTGCGCCTTCGGCCCGCGGGAAGCGGCCTGCCTCGTCGCCGCGGCCGCGGTCGGCGGTCATGCGCGGGTCGGATTCGAGAACAACCTGTGGCGGCCGGACGGGAGCCTCGCACCTGACAACGCCGCGCAGGTCGCCGCTCTCGCGGCCCTGGCACGGAGCATCGGGATTGCCGTCGCCTCGCCGGTGCAGGCCCGGGCCTTGTTCGGCGGCGAGGGGTAA
- a CDS encoding electron transporter: MRVRGLAARFGLAALLALLGQPAAAGLTPKDLSGVGLAPPPGARAPLDAAFTDAADGRGLTLGQALAGRPTLLMPLDYACRNVCDPMLSLAGTALAATGLVPGTDFKLVTLGFNPRAPAATARAMVTEQLGQGPLLASAVVLTGAPGPVEAVTRAVGYAYAYDRDTESYAHPAGALVLAGDGRVARVLSPLAMTARDLRLALVEAGEGRVGGLADRLVLLCYGYDPQTGIYTPLIRRILAASGLATVLGIGLLVLGLHRRSRRDHPV; the protein is encoded by the coding sequence ATGAGAGTTCGCGGCCTCGCCGCCCGCTTCGGCCTCGCCGCACTCCTGGCCCTCCTCGGCCAGCCGGCCGCGGCCGGGCTGACGCCGAAGGACCTGTCGGGCGTCGGGCTGGCGCCGCCCCCCGGCGCGCGGGCGCCGCTCGATGCCGCCTTCACCGATGCCGCCGACGGACGCGGCCTGACGCTCGGGCAGGCCCTCGCCGGGCGCCCGACCCTGCTGATGCCCCTCGATTACGCCTGCCGCAACGTCTGCGACCCGATGCTCAGCCTTGCCGGCACGGCGCTCGCCGCCACCGGCCTCGTGCCGGGCACGGATTTTAAGCTGGTGACGCTCGGCTTCAACCCGCGCGCGCCGGCCGCCACCGCCCGCGCCATGGTGACGGAGCAGCTCGGCCAGGGGCCGCTCCTCGCCAGCGCCGTCGTGCTCACCGGGGCACCGGGACCGGTCGAGGCGGTGACGCGCGCCGTCGGCTACGCCTACGCCTATGACCGGGACACCGAATCTTATGCCCACCCGGCCGGCGCCCTGGTGCTGGCCGGCGACGGCCGGGTCGCCCGGGTCCTCTCGCCGCTAGCGATGACCGCCCGCGACCTGCGCCTCGCCCTGGTCGAGGCCGGCGAGGGCCGGGTCGGCGGCCTCGCCGACCGGCTGGTGCTGCTCTGCTACGGGTACGACCCGCAGACCGGGATCTACACCCCGCTGATCCGCCGCATCCTGGCGGCGTCCGGCCTCGCCACGGTCCTCGGCATCGGCCTCCTGGTGCTCGGGCTGCACCGGCGCTCGCGCCGGGACCATCCGGTGTGA
- a CDS encoding ABC transporter substrate-binding protein → MPPRPTVIAVLLSLLAGPAAAVDGLPLTILTERTGPMAAVGTPLANGLSDYLTMLGRRDGGVGGIPLAVEECETGGEAARALSCYEAAVARGSIALVPGNADAALALLPRLSADRMPLVAAGYGPAAMARGDVLPWAFAPPATVWDALSVALAFVGQGGSEDSPQGRSLAYVHRDSPAGREPEPVLRALASEAGLAFRAYALPDGASLDENTAPWRAVRAADPDAVILDATAGLSGTPLRDAAAAGLPLNRVVVVGWTGEDDLLRPAAGARDLTAKGLRTVTWHAPGDSFPAFDQIDLLVIDAGLSRTPKEDSPGPLYNRGVYAGVILAEGIRNGQRLAGKRAIDGPEMRRGLEAINLDPVRWKELGLVGFARRIRLTCADHSGRRPLTLQEWTGARWVQVGDEISAPRERLNPHLDAAVAAQAERVAGETGTGGAKPREACPASP, encoded by the coding sequence ATGCCGCCCCGCCCCACCGTCATCGCCGTCCTCCTGAGCCTCCTCGCCGGCCCCGCCGCCGCGGTCGACGGCCTGCCGCTGACCATCCTTACCGAGCGCACCGGCCCGATGGCCGCCGTCGGCACGCCGCTGGCGAACGGCTTGTCGGACTACCTGACCATGCTCGGCCGGCGCGACGGCGGCGTCGGCGGAATCCCGCTCGCAGTCGAGGAATGCGAGACCGGGGGCGAGGCGGCGCGGGCGCTTTCCTGCTACGAGGCGGCGGTCGCCCGCGGCAGCATCGCGCTGGTTCCCGGCAATGCCGACGCAGCCCTGGCGCTGCTGCCGCGGCTTTCCGCCGACCGGATGCCCCTCGTCGCCGCCGGCTACGGCCCGGCCGCGATGGCGCGGGGCGACGTGCTGCCCTGGGCCTTCGCGCCGCCGGCGACGGTGTGGGATGCCTTGAGCGTGGCGCTGGCCTTCGTCGGGCAAGGCGGCAGCGAGGACAGCCCGCAAGGGCGCAGCCTCGCCTATGTCCACCGCGACAGCCCGGCCGGGCGCGAGCCGGAGCCGGTGCTGCGGGCGCTGGCATCCGAGGCCGGCCTCGCCTTCCGCGCCTATGCCCTGCCGGACGGTGCCTCGCTCGACGAGAATACGGCGCCGTGGCGCGCCGTGCGGGCGGCGGATCCCGACGCCGTGATCCTCGATGCCACCGCCGGCCTCTCCGGCACGCCGCTGCGCGACGCCGCCGCCGCGGGCCTGCCCCTCAACCGGGTCGTCGTGGTCGGCTGGACCGGCGAGGACGACCTGCTGCGGCCGGCCGCCGGCGCCCGGGATCTCACCGCCAAGGGCCTGCGCACCGTGACCTGGCACGCGCCGGGCGACAGCTTCCCGGCCTTCGACCAGATCGACCTCCTGGTCATCGATGCCGGGCTGTCGCGCACGCCCAAGGAGGACAGCCCCGGCCCGCTCTACAACCGCGGCGTCTATGCCGGGGTGATCCTGGCCGAGGGCATCCGCAACGGCCAGCGCCTCGCCGGCAAGCGGGCGATCGACGGGCCCGAGATGCGCCGCGGGCTCGAGGCGATCAACCTCGATCCGGTGCGCTGGAAGGAGCTCGGCCTCGTCGGCTTCGCCCGCCGCATCCGCCTCACCTGCGCCGATCATAGCGGCCGGCGCCCGCTCACCCTGCAGGAATGGACCGGCGCCCGCTGGGTGCAGGTCGGCGACGAGATCTCGGCCCCGCGCGAGCGCCTGAATCCGCACCTCGACGCTGCCGTGGCGGCCCAGGCCGAACGCGTCGCCGGCGAGACCGGCACCGGCGGCGCGAAGCCCCGGGAGGCCTGCCCGGCGAGTCCCTGA
- a CDS encoding PAS domain-containing sensor histidine kinase has protein sequence MGRDVLFETTIEALRAVPTFGQRIAGDDRAFLLLDRTATRLLHASPAAAPLCETLADADGRIDSSLGLPAQLRGSLSLPVGTAQPRLERLRLAGRLAPPLLCACLPAALPDGEPGLAVAILDPLPVRRPRRAPAVAGSTAALPAAAAEPGPEPAPAPVPAATEPAPRPTPGPGLRFLWRSDARGCLVEVTGGLSETVGASPVGRSWDELLAGPVEAEPDMGSSLGSSLAEALAQRHTFRAVPLRWRIAGTREAVAVDLSGAPRLGAGRAFAGFSGFGVIHPERVVPAADRPETAEPKPPRPSLRERAAAVIAVGRQPAADPAAWHHPAPDSAPRPDTVPASPPRMPEPDPDAPDFASLAGATMAEFAGLMAAPFAHLGMSWGFGTRTPPPPAEASAAKAMSPPVQAQPEGAGSREAHLQEAHLREVNLGDSHPDESSSGGEHSGESPHRDASQAAPPSPPAHAAGSLAAGSLAAEPLAAEPLAAEPDPSEPPADDPSPPAESPAEERPRNPSLSLNEHAAFREIARALGARFAGDPESAEAAPPAAPAPHGAPIRNAVTPFRGAQALARLPEPGAEAALARLVERLPVGLLVHRGDEVLLANRHLLALSGYDSPEALAAAGGSGVIFRGRDPSASSGPGESAPIALATRTGGSVPVGVTVGVIEWDGAPASLLTIRRLPDADPVQSLAAAEVHLAHRDANLRETTAILDAVTDGVVVLDEEGRIVSMNRGAQGLLGVEPREVAGEPLIGLFSPESRPAAQAALLRASAGATATTGDEVMARGPDGPLPLILTLAPVASGPPRRVAAVLRDVSASRRTEAELVRARREAERASAQKSDFLATISHEVRTPLNAIIGFAEVMLEEQFGPVGSERYRDYLRDIRTSGEHVVSLVNDLLDLAKIEAGHLDLAFAGLALNDLVAASVALMQPQAARQRVVMRTSFAAGLPAVLADQRSLRQAALNVISNAIKFTDAGGQVIVSTAATDRGGVALRVRDTGIGMSPEEVETALQPFRQIATAQRRGGGTGLGLPLTKALVEANRASLRITSRKGEGTLVEVLFPATRVLES, from the coding sequence GTGGGTCGGGACGTGCTCTTCGAGACGACGATCGAGGCCCTGCGGGCCGTTCCGACCTTCGGGCAGCGGATCGCCGGTGACGATCGCGCGTTCCTGCTCCTCGACCGGACGGCGACGCGGCTGCTCCACGCCTCCCCGGCCGCCGCGCCGTTGTGCGAGACGCTCGCGGATGCGGACGGGCGGATCGATTCGTCCCTCGGTCTTCCGGCGCAGCTGCGGGGCTCCCTGAGCCTGCCCGTCGGGACGGCGCAGCCGCGATTGGAGCGCCTGCGCCTCGCCGGGCGCCTCGCCCCGCCGCTGCTCTGCGCCTGCCTGCCCGCCGCCCTGCCGGACGGCGAGCCCGGCCTCGCCGTCGCGATCCTCGATCCCCTGCCCGTCCGTCGCCCTCGCCGCGCGCCGGCCGTCGCCGGTTCCACGGCGGCCCTGCCCGCCGCAGCGGCGGAGCCGGGCCCCGAACCCGCCCCCGCGCCGGTCCCCGCCGCGACGGAGCCGGCTCCCCGTCCGACTCCCGGGCCCGGCCTGCGCTTCCTGTGGCGCAGCGACGCCCGCGGCTGTCTCGTCGAGGTGACCGGCGGGTTGTCCGAGACCGTCGGCGCCTCCCCGGTCGGGCGGAGCTGGGACGAGCTGCTCGCCGGCCCGGTCGAAGCGGAGCCCGACATGGGCTCGTCCTTGGGCTCGTCCTTGGCCGAGGCCCTGGCGCAGCGCCACACCTTCCGGGCCGTGCCTTTGCGCTGGCGCATCGCGGGCACCCGCGAGGCCGTGGCGGTCGACCTCTCGGGCGCCCCCCGCCTCGGGGCCGGCCGCGCCTTCGCGGGCTTCAGCGGCTTCGGGGTCATCCATCCGGAGCGGGTCGTCCCGGCGGCCGACCGGCCCGAGACGGCCGAGCCGAAGCCGCCCCGCCCTTCCTTACGCGAGCGCGCCGCCGCGGTGATCGCCGTCGGGCGCCAGCCCGCCGCGGATCCCGCTGCATGGCATCATCCCGCCCCGGATTCCGCGCCCCGCCCCGACACGGTGCCCGCCTCCCCGCCGCGCATGCCGGAGCCCGATCCGGATGCGCCCGACTTCGCGTCCCTCGCCGGGGCGACCATGGCGGAATTCGCCGGCCTGATGGCGGCCCCCTTCGCGCATCTCGGGATGAGCTGGGGATTCGGGACGCGGACGCCCCCTCCGCCGGCAGAGGCATCCGCCGCGAAAGCGATGTCGCCCCCGGTGCAGGCGCAGCCCGAGGGAGCGGGGTCCCGAGAGGCGCACCTGCAAGAGGCGCACCTGCGAGAGGTTAACCTGGGAGACTCGCACCCGGACGAGTCGTCTTCGGGAGGGGAACACTCCGGAGAGTCACCGCACCGGGACGCGTCCCAGGCTGCCCCTCCGTCCCCACCGGCACATGCCGCCGGCTCCCTTGCCGCCGGCTCCCTTGCCGCCGAGCCCCTTGCCGCCGAGCCCCTTGCCGCCGAGCCCGATCCCTCTGAGCCCCCGGCGGACGATCCGTCACCGCCCGCCGAGTCCCCGGCGGAGGAGCGGCCGCGCAACCCCTCCCTCTCCCTCAACGAGCACGCGGCGTTCCGGGAGATCGCCCGGGCGCTGGGCGCCCGCTTCGCCGGGGATCCGGAGAGCGCCGAGGCCGCGCCGCCCGCGGCTCCGGCGCCGCACGGGGCGCCGATCCGGAATGCGGTGACGCCGTTTCGCGGGGCGCAGGCGCTCGCTCGCCTCCCCGAGCCCGGCGCCGAGGCGGCGCTCGCCCGCCTCGTCGAGCGGCTGCCGGTCGGGCTCCTGGTCCATCGCGGCGACGAGGTGCTGCTCGCCAACCGCCATCTCCTGGCCCTGTCGGGCTACGACAGCCCCGAGGCCCTGGCGGCGGCCGGCGGGTCGGGGGTGATCTTCCGCGGCCGCGACCCGTCCGCCTCTTCCGGGCCCGGCGAGAGCGCCCCGATCGCACTGGCGACCCGGACCGGCGGCAGCGTGCCGGTCGGCGTCACCGTCGGGGTGATCGAATGGGACGGTGCGCCCGCGAGCCTGCTGACGATCCGGCGCCTGCCCGATGCCGATCCGGTCCAGTCGCTGGCGGCGGCCGAGGTCCATCTCGCCCACCGCGACGCCAACCTGCGCGAGACCACGGCGATCCTCGACGCGGTCACCGACGGGGTGGTGGTGCTCGACGAGGAGGGCCGCATCGTCAGCATGAACCGCGGCGCGCAAGGCCTGCTCGGCGTGGAACCCCGCGAGGTTGCGGGCGAGCCCCTGATCGGGCTGTTCTCGCCCGAGAGCCGCCCAGCGGCCCAGGCCGCCCTGCTGCGGGCGAGCGCCGGGGCCACCGCGACGACCGGCGACGAGGTCATGGCGCGGGGGCCGGACGGCCCGCTGCCCCTGATCCTCACCCTGGCGCCGGTGGCGAGCGGGCCGCCGCGCCGCGTCGCCGCGGTGTTGCGCGACGTCTCGGCGTCACGGCGCACCGAGGCCGAACTGGTGCGGGCCCGCCGCGAGGCCGAGCGGGCGAGCGCCCAGAAGTCGGATTTCCTGGCCACGATCAGCCACGAGGTCCGCACGCCGCTCAACGCCATCATCGGCTTTGCCGAGGTGATGCTGGAGGAGCAGTTCGGTCCCGTCGGCAGCGAGCGCTACCGCGACTACCTGCGCGACATCCGGACCTCCGGCGAGCACGTGGTCAGCCTGGTCAACGACCTCCTGGATCTGGCCAAGATCGAGGCCGGCCACCTCGACCTCGCCTTTGCGGGGCTCGCCCTCAACGACCTCGTGGCGGCCTCGGTCGCCCTGATGCAGCCCCAGGCCGCGCGCCAGCGGGTGGTGATGCGCACGAGCTTCGCCGCCGGCCTGCCGGCGGTGCTGGCCGACCAACGGTCGTTGCGCCAGGCCGCCCTCAACGTGATCTCGAACGCGATCAAGTTCACCGATGCGGGCGGGCAGGTGATCGTCTCGACGGCGGCGACCGACCGGGGCGGCGTGGCGCTCCGGGTGCGCGACACCGGCATCGGCATGAGCCCGGAGGAGGTCGAGACCGCGCTCCAGCCCTTCCGCCAGATCGCCACCGCCCAGCGCCGCGGCGGCGGCACGGGCTTGGGCCTGCCGCTGACCAAGGCGCTGGTCGAGGCGAACCGGGCCAGTTTGCGGATCACCAGCCGCAAGGGCGAGGGGACGCTGGTCGAGGTGCTGTTCCCGGCCACCCGGGTGCTCGAATCCTGA
- a CDS encoding phasin yields the protein MTQTPNYEIPTEMRDFAEKSVEQARKAFDSFLGAARKTADTLQGSAEMARTNAQETSTRGFSFAEQNVNAAFDLAQKLVRSKDVQEAMQHQAEFVRSQFAAMQTQAREFGGLAQSAMQQSAENAKQAMQQGAEQARTAMQQGAEHARQAMQKGTEAARSATDQATNAAKDAAS from the coding sequence ATGACCCAGACCCCGAACTACGAGATCCCGACCGAGATGCGGGACTTCGCGGAGAAGAGCGTCGAGCAGGCCCGCAAGGCGTTCGATTCGTTCCTCGGCGCGGCGCGCAAGACCGCCGACACGCTCCAGGGCTCGGCCGAGATGGCCCGCACCAATGCCCAGGAAACCTCGACCCGCGGCTTCTCCTTCGCCGAGCAGAACGTGAACGCCGCGTTCGACCTCGCCCAGAAGCTCGTCCGCTCGAAGGACGTCCAGGAGGCGATGCAGCACCAGGCCGAGTTCGTGCGCAGCCAGTTCGCCGCCATGCAGACGCAGGCCCGCGAGTTCGGCGGCCTCGCCCAGAGTGCGATGCAGCAGAGCGCCGAGAACGCCAAGCAGGCGATGCAGCAGGGCGCCGAGCAGGCCCGTACCGCCATGCAGCAGGGTGCCGAGCACGCCCGCCAGGCGATGCAGAAGGGGACTGAAGCCGCCCGCAGCGCCACCGACCAGGCCACCAACGCCGCCAAGGACGCCGCGTCCTAA
- a CDS encoding MFS family transporter, translating into MTTTVQSRPGADSLASPNPTIAAYDNKARIKAIIGSSSGNLVEWYDFYAYAFTAIYFKDVFFPGADPTVQLINTAAVFAIGFLMRPIGGWLFGRVADRYGRKTSMLISVMMMCAGSLVIAILPTYAQIGVFAPILLLFARMAQGLSVGGEYGTSATYMSEVALKGKRGFYGSFQYVTLIGGQLLASLVVVLVTLTLDDKAMTAWGWRIPFFIGAAAAVVALYLRRSLHETSTVETRTSREAGSMASIWRNHRRAFLTVLGYTAGGSLIFYTFTTYMQKYLVNTAHMDKKTANLVMTAVLFTYMVAQPFFGMFADKFGRKTSMLLFGGLTTLLTVPLMHAIGDAQSPVAAFALITAALLCVSFYTSISGLVKAEMFPAEVRALGVGLSYAIANAIFGGSAEFVALKFKEYGYETTFFWYVTAMCAIAFLVSLQMPDSRKSGYLQGDGTA; encoded by the coding sequence ATGACCACCACCGTCCAGAGCCGACCCGGGGCCGACAGCCTCGCCTCACCGAATCCCACCATCGCGGCCTACGACAACAAGGCCCGCATCAAGGCCATCATCGGCTCCTCGTCGGGCAACCTCGTCGAGTGGTACGATTTCTACGCCTATGCCTTCACGGCGATCTACTTCAAGGACGTGTTCTTCCCCGGCGCCGACCCGACGGTGCAGCTCATCAACACCGCGGCGGTGTTCGCGATCGGCTTCCTGATGCGGCCGATCGGCGGATGGCTGTTCGGCCGCGTCGCCGACCGCTACGGCCGCAAGACCTCGATGCTGATCTCCGTGATGATGATGTGCGCCGGATCGCTCGTCATCGCGATCCTGCCGACCTACGCCCAGATCGGGGTCTTCGCGCCGATCCTGCTGCTCTTCGCCCGCATGGCGCAAGGGCTCTCGGTCGGCGGCGAGTACGGGACCTCGGCGACCTACATGAGCGAGGTGGCGCTGAAGGGGAAGCGCGGCTTCTACGGCTCGTTCCAATACGTCACGCTGATCGGCGGGCAGCTGCTGGCCTCGCTCGTCGTCGTGCTGGTGACCCTCACCCTCGACGACAAGGCGATGACCGCCTGGGGCTGGCGCATCCCGTTCTTCATCGGTGCCGCCGCCGCCGTGGTCGCCCTCTACCTGCGGCGCTCCCTGCACGAGACCTCGACCGTCGAGACCCGCACCTCTCGGGAGGCCGGCAGCATGGCGTCGATCTGGCGCAACCATCGCCGCGCCTTCCTCACCGTGCTCGGCTACACCGCCGGCGGCTCGCTGATCTTTTACACCTTCACCACGTACATGCAGAAGTACCTGGTGAACACCGCGCACATGGACAAGAAGACCGCCAACCTGGTGATGACGGCGGTGCTGTTCACCTACATGGTGGCGCAGCCGTTCTTCGGCATGTTCGCCGACAAGTTCGGCCGCAAGACCTCGATGCTGCTGTTCGGCGGGCTCACCACCCTGCTGACCGTGCCGCTGATGCACGCGATCGGCGACGCGCAGAGCCCGGTCGCGGCCTTCGCCCTGATCACCGCGGCGCTCCTATGCGTCTCGTTCTACACCTCGATCAGCGGCCTGGTGAAAGCCGAGATGTTCCCGGCCGAGGTGCGCGCGCTCGGCGTCGGCCTGTCCTACGCCATCGCCAACGCGATCTTCGGCGGCTCGGCCGAGTTCGTGGCGCTGAAGTTCAAGGAATACGGCTACGAGACCACCTTCTTCTGGTACGTGACGGCGATGTGCGCCATCGCGTTCCTGGTCTCGCTGCAGATGCCCGACAGCCGCAAGTCCGGTTATCTGCAGGGTGACGGGACGGCGTAA
- the msrP gene encoding protein-methionine-sulfoxide reductase catalytic subunit MsrP: MLIKVKRGWEMPERLATPESVFLDRRALLGGTLGLAAASLAGGPALAAVPGAGTGAVKTADLYPARQNPAYTLDRPLTAERYSADYNNFYEYGTNKTVTPGSDALKVQPWTIKIDGLVEKPFEIGFEDLVRKMALEERLYRHRCVEAWSMAVPWTGFPLSALVALAKPKGDAKYIQMQTFIDKAMAPGQRAFFYPWPYTEGLTMAEANNELAFMVTGVYGKPLLNQFGAPLRLAVPWKYGFKSVKSINRITFTAERPKTFWEGLQASEYGFWANVNPAVPHPRWSQASERVLGTDERVPTLIYNGYGAQVADLYKGLEKERLFA, from the coding sequence ATGCTCATCAAGGTCAAGCGCGGCTGGGAGATGCCCGAGCGCCTCGCCACGCCCGAATCGGTCTTCCTCGACCGCCGGGCGCTCCTCGGCGGCACCCTCGGGCTGGCCGCGGCCTCCCTCGCCGGCGGGCCGGCTCTCGCCGCGGTGCCGGGGGCGGGGACCGGGGCGGTGAAGACCGCCGACCTCTATCCGGCCAGGCAGAACCCGGCCTACACCCTCGACCGCCCGTTGACCGCCGAGCGCTACAGCGCCGACTACAACAATTTCTACGAGTACGGCACCAACAAGACCGTCACACCGGGCTCCGACGCCCTGAAGGTCCAGCCCTGGACGATCAAGATCGACGGGCTCGTCGAGAAGCCGTTCGAGATCGGCTTCGAGGATCTGGTGCGCAAGATGGCGCTGGAGGAGCGGCTGTATCGCCACCGCTGCGTCGAGGCGTGGTCGATGGCGGTGCCGTGGACCGGCTTCCCGCTCTCGGCCCTGGTGGCGCTCGCCAAGCCGAAGGGCGACGCCAAGTACATCCAGATGCAGACCTTCATTGACAAGGCGATGGCGCCGGGCCAGCGGGCGTTCTTCTATCCCTGGCCCTACACGGAAGGCCTGACGATGGCCGAGGCGAACAACGAGCTCGCCTTCATGGTGACCGGGGTCTACGGCAAGCCGCTGCTCAACCAGTTCGGCGCGCCGCTGCGGCTGGCCGTACCGTGGAAATACGGCTTCAAATCGGTGAAGTCGATCAACCGCATCACCTTCACGGCGGAGCGGCCCAAGACCTTCTGGGAGGGCTTGCAGGCCTCGGAATACGGCTTCTGGGCCAACGTGAACCCGGCGGTGCCGCATCCGCGCTGGAGCCAGGCGAGCGAGCGGGTGCTGGGCACCGACGAGCGGGTGCCGACGCTGATCTACAACGGCTACGGCGCGCAGGTGGCGGATCTGTACAAGGGGCTCGAGAAGGAACGCCTGTTCGCGTGA